From Rhizobium tumorigenes, the proteins below share one genomic window:
- a CDS encoding VWA domain-containing protein, producing MIEDFHFIRPWWLMSMILPTAILWLASRSTDVRSQWKTMIAPHLLDRLVVEAGRGSRIRPSWLLATVLAFASFGAAGPTWQREAPPFVEDIAPLVIAVDLSPTMDAIDVTPSRIERAKLKIKDIIATRGGARTGVVAYSGSAHVVLPLTEDASLIETYTDALATRIMPDAGKDTANALELAGQMLSREQSSGTILFVTDGVEATAFDAFKRERADGLIVLGIGTAEGGPVKAGGGFLNDATGARVSAKLDVAALKSLHNVAGADVATSTDDDTDVRWIAQRVRNQFAQKLATEGDRWRDMGWWLVVPLALLFCLSFRKGWVVRVSVLLLSVRLLMPVQAEAGEFTDMWLTPDQQGRIAYDRGDYPAAAARFSDPMWRGVAFYRAGKFSDAVDAFASVDSAESWYDQGNAFLHLSKFEEAVAAYRKALDKRKGWPEARDNLAIADRLLKIQKDKDQDQPEEPNEKPDQVQFDDRGKKGKEGQIDIAEQTSEMWMKNIQVSPADLMARKFAIEAGRRKQ from the coding sequence ATGATAGAGGACTTCCATTTTATTCGGCCCTGGTGGCTCATGTCGATGATCCTGCCGACCGCCATTCTCTGGCTGGCATCCCGTTCGACCGATGTCAGGAGCCAGTGGAAGACGATGATCGCGCCTCATCTTCTCGACAGGCTCGTGGTCGAGGCAGGACGTGGCTCGCGCATAAGACCTTCGTGGCTGCTTGCGACAGTTCTGGCGTTCGCGTCCTTTGGAGCGGCCGGGCCGACGTGGCAGCGGGAAGCACCGCCCTTCGTCGAGGACATCGCGCCGCTTGTCATCGCGGTCGACCTGTCACCCACCATGGACGCCATCGACGTGACACCTTCGCGGATCGAACGCGCCAAGCTCAAGATCAAGGATATCATCGCCACCCGCGGCGGGGCGCGGACAGGGGTCGTCGCCTATTCCGGATCGGCCCACGTCGTGCTTCCGCTCACCGAAGACGCCTCCCTGATCGAAACCTACACGGACGCGCTCGCGACCCGCATCATGCCGGACGCCGGGAAAGATACGGCCAACGCGCTGGAGCTTGCCGGGCAGATGTTGTCGCGGGAGCAGTCCAGTGGCACCATCCTCTTCGTGACCGACGGCGTCGAAGCGACGGCTTTTGATGCGTTCAAGCGTGAGCGCGCGGACGGCCTCATCGTGTTGGGCATCGGCACTGCCGAGGGAGGACCGGTCAAGGCAGGAGGCGGCTTCCTTAACGATGCCACCGGCGCGCGCGTCTCCGCCAAGCTGGATGTCGCAGCCTTGAAAAGCCTTCACAACGTGGCCGGGGCCGACGTCGCCACTTCGACGGATGACGACACCGATGTCCGGTGGATCGCGCAGCGGGTGCGCAACCAATTCGCCCAGAAACTGGCGACGGAGGGCGACAGATGGCGAGACATGGGCTGGTGGCTCGTCGTACCGCTGGCGCTCCTGTTCTGCCTTTCGTTCCGCAAAGGCTGGGTCGTTCGGGTCTCTGTTCTGCTTCTGTCGGTTCGCCTGCTCATGCCCGTCCAGGCGGAGGCGGGAGAATTCACCGACATGTGGCTGACGCCGGACCAGCAAGGCCGGATCGCCTATGACCGAGGCGACTATCCGGCGGCCGCGGCACGCTTTTCCGATCCGATGTGGAGGGGTGTCGCTTTCTACCGGGCCGGAAAGTTCTCGGACGCCGTGGACGCCTTCGCCTCTGTCGACAGCGCCGAAAGCTGGTACGATCAGGGCAACGCCTTTCTACACCTCTCGAAGTTTGAAGAGGCGGTCGCCGCCTATCGAAAGGCGCTGGACAAACGAAAGGGATGGCCAGAAGCCAGGGACAATCTCGCTATCGCCGACCGGCTCCTGAAAATCCAGAAGGACAAGGATCAGGATCAACCTGAGGAGCCGAACGAGAAGCCGGACCAGGTGCAATTCGACGACAGGGGGAAGAAGGGAAAGGAAGGCCAGATCGACATCGCCGAGCAGACGTCGGAGATGTGGATGAAGAACATCCAGGTATCGCCCGCCGACCTCATGGCCCGCAAGTTCGCGATCGAAGCCGGGAGGCGGAAGCAATGA
- a CDS encoding BatD family protein, translated as MKWLPIVLLMVTASHGFAAEPFARVEIEDKGHVVPGQQVRLDVTVFAPDFFTSPPQFPLFDLPNAVVTLPDERAENAVETVDGVQYSGIRRVYAIVPETSGHFSLPSVWIELGYSVDGKAVKGEASLPAFDFTVAAGELSGSTLTFAARNLTLTQGFDRDPASLKVGDALVRTITVFAEDTQAMLIPAVDVGEAAGVRQYAGTIRTDDNVSVDRRPGSRRIQTVTYTVEAAGSFVIPDVSYPWYDVDQHQQSKATLPSTKVTVVAAPSSAQTIAPVLQSGKDRPRVDHKHVPLVALIVLVALIAGGVVWRLRHRLLLQSARWIQNYRNSDRQALRHLRKTIRIGSAAEIEEGLRQWSSRNGYRSLTDWADGNSQLRHQVESLQGHLYGGVDSVIDREGLAKPILLPVHGKTPRRRERSNLPLLNPQGRAT; from the coding sequence ATGAAGTGGCTGCCGATCGTACTTCTCATGGTGACAGCAAGTCACGGCTTTGCCGCGGAGCCCTTTGCGCGGGTGGAGATCGAAGACAAGGGACATGTCGTTCCCGGCCAGCAGGTCCGGCTGGATGTCACCGTTTTCGCGCCCGACTTCTTCACGTCGCCTCCGCAGTTTCCGCTGTTCGATCTTCCGAACGCGGTCGTTACCTTGCCGGACGAACGCGCAGAGAACGCGGTCGAGACCGTCGACGGCGTCCAGTATTCCGGAATTCGCAGGGTGTACGCGATCGTGCCGGAAACGTCGGGCCACTTCTCGTTGCCCTCGGTGTGGATAGAACTCGGATATTCCGTCGACGGTAAGGCGGTCAAGGGCGAAGCGTCTCTACCCGCATTCGACTTCACCGTGGCCGCCGGAGAGCTATCCGGCAGCACCCTAACTTTCGCGGCGCGGAACCTGACATTGACGCAAGGGTTCGATCGCGACCCGGCATCCCTGAAAGTCGGAGACGCGCTTGTGCGGACCATCACGGTCTTCGCCGAGGACACGCAGGCGATGTTGATCCCCGCGGTCGATGTGGGCGAGGCCGCCGGGGTCAGACAGTACGCTGGCACAATCAGGACTGACGACAACGTATCGGTCGACCGTCGCCCCGGAAGCAGGCGTATCCAGACGGTCACCTATACGGTAGAGGCCGCGGGCAGCTTCGTCATTCCCGATGTCTCCTATCCCTGGTACGATGTTGATCAGCACCAGCAGTCGAAAGCCACTCTTCCCTCCACAAAGGTTACCGTGGTTGCGGCACCGTCGTCAGCCCAGACGATCGCTCCTGTGCTCCAAAGCGGTAAAGACAGGCCACGTGTCGACCACAAGCACGTGCCGCTGGTCGCATTGATCGTCTTGGTGGCCCTGATAGCCGGCGGGGTTGTCTGGAGACTTCGACACAGGCTTTTGCTACAGTCGGCGAGGTGGATACAAAACTACCGAAATTCGGATCGGCAGGCGCTACGTCACCTGCGAAAGACCATCCGGATCGGAAGCGCGGCGGAGATCGAGGAAGGGCTGCGGCAGTGGTCCAGCAGGAATGGCTATCGCTCGTTGACGGACTGGGCGGATGGGAATTCACAGTTGCGCCACCAGGTGGAGAGTCTCCAAGGCCATCTATACGGAGGTGTCGACTCCGTTATCGACCGCGAAGGCCTGGCAAAGCCTATCTTGTTGCCAGTGCATGGAAAGACGCCCCGTCGGCGGGAACGATCCAATTTGCCGCTCCTCAATCCACAGGGCCGAGCTACGTAA